In Flavobacterium piscisymbiosum, the sequence ACACCAGAATTTTTGCTGCAGGAAATCTTTCGCGTAAGCGTAATGCTGCATGTAATCCTACAATACCGCTACCCACGATTGTATAATCAACATTTGTGAACCAATTTTTAAGCTCCCAATAACTCAAATCCATTTGTCAATTTTTTATAAAAATAATGATTTTTTTGAACCATATAAGTAATGTAAGTTCATTTAAATGTTTTCTTTTTTACCATTAAGATATTAAGAAAAACTAAACTTTAAATAATAATTATCTCAAAATATAATGTCTAATAACAAACATTAAATATTTATTTTTTTTAACTATTAAGCAATTAAGTTAGATTAAGAAGTAGCACTTAATTTTTCTTAATATCTTAATGGTGAGATTAAAAATTAAATGTTTCAAAACTAAATTTAAATCAACTTACATTACTTATATGGTTTAGTACTTTTTAACATTTACTTGCTAAATTATATTCGTATTTTTAGCCTCACGAATATTAGAATTTTATTATGAAAAAAGTATTATTTACAACCTTAATAATGATGAGTTTAAACGCTATCGGACAGAATGTGATGTCTCCGGAATTGTTATGGAAATTAGGAAGAGTAAGTGCTCTTGGACTTTCGAAAGATTCGAAAAATGTTGTTTTTAAGGTTTCGACTCCTTCGATCGAAGAAAACAAATCGTCTTCTAAATTTTACATTATCCCTGTAAATGGCGGAAATGCAACTGAAATTAAAGACACAAAAGATGTTTTGGCCGACAAAAATGTTTCGCCTGACGGAAAATTTTTAGTGTACAATGAAGAAGTAAAAATTGACAAGGTTTTAGGTAAAGATTTTTATCCAAAAATGGATAAATCTGATGCTCAAATCTATGATGGTTTAGATTATCGTCATTGGGATACCTGGAATGAAGGTAAATTTAACCACGTTTTTTATAAAGAAAACAAAGACGGCGCAAAAGGAATTGACATTTTGAAAGGGGAAAATTTTGATTCTCCGCAAAAACCTTTTGGCGGCGACGAAGATTACATCTGGTCTCCTGACAGTAAAAGTATTTTGTATGTATGCAAGAAAAAAGCTGGAACGCAATATGCGATTTCTACCAATACAGATATTTATGAGTACAATTTAGAAACTCAAAAAACGACAAACAGAACCGAAGAAAACTTAGGTTACGATACGGCACCGCAATTTTCTCCAACAGGAAACCTAACCTGGCTGCAAATGAAACGTGACGGTTATGAAGCTGATAAAAACGATATTATTGTAGAATTTAAAGGAATAAAAACCAACTTAACAGCAAACTGGGACGGAACTGCAGATAATTTTATCTGGAGTAAAGATGGTAAAAACATATTTTTTGTAGCTGCTGTTGATGGTACAAAACAATTGTTTACGGTAAACTTTCCGGGATTAACCAGAATTGCGATTCAGGTTCGCCAATTAACAAAAGGAGATTTTGACGTAAATGATTTAGTAGGATTTGCCGGCGATGATATTATCGTAACCAGAAATGACATGAATCACGCTCCGGAAATTTATGCTTTTAACTTAAAGAAAAATAGCTGGAAACAATTGACGAATGTAAATACTGAAACGTACAAAACATTAGCGTTAAGCAAAACAGAAAAACGTTACGTTACAACTACCGACGGTAAAAAAATGTTGGTTTGGGTAATTTTACCTCCAAATTTTGATGCTTCTAAAAAATATCCAACTTTATTATTTTGTCAGGGAGGACCTCAATCTCCGTTGACACAATCGTATTCTTTCCGTTGGAATTTCCAGTTAATGGCTGCTAAAGGTTATGTAGTGGTAGCACCAAACCGTCGTGGAATGCCAGGACATGGTGTTGAATGGAATGAGCAAATTAGTAAAGATTGGGGCGGACAAGTTATGGACGATTACCTATCGGCAATTGATGATGTATCTAAAGAAAATTATGTAGATAAATCACGTTTAGGTTGCGTTGGTGCTAGTTACGGTGGATATTCAGTATTTTATTTGGCCGGAATTCATAAAAACCGTTTCAAAACTTTTATCGCGCATGATGGCGTTTTCAATACAGTAAGTATGTTAGGAACTACCGAAGAGGTTTTCTTTAACAATTGGGATTTTGGTGGTGCTTATTGGGAAAAAGATAATGCTGTAGCGCAAAAAGCATATACGACTTTTAACCCTGCAACTTTAGTACAAAACTGGAACAAACCTATTTTGATTTTTCAGGGAGGAAAAGATTACCGTGTACCAATTGGGCAAGGACAAGAAGCTTTTCAGGCTGCGCAGTTAAGAGGAATCAAATCGAGATTTGTGTATTTCCCTGATGAAAATCACTGGGTTTTACATCCGCAAAATGCTCAAGTTTGGCAAGGAGAATTCTTTAAATGGTTAGACGAGACACTTTAATCAAATAATTTAAACATAAAAATAGCCGTAGATTTTATATAATCTACGGCTATTTTGTTTTTTAGACCTTTTAATTATGTAAAAGATTAGCATTTATTTGTATTTCTAAAACAGATTTTTTGAATAAATTGCAGCAATTTCCCAATATAAATCTTCTCAATCCCCACAATAGCAATCTATGGAGAGTAAAAAAAGTTATACAGCACTCAAAGTCCTTTTTAGTTACATTGCTCTTTTGGGACTAGTAGTTACTGTTGGATGGTTTTTATATTCTGAAAATGTAGTTTATAAAAAATTAGAGGATAAAATTGCTTTCGAAAAAACCAAGATTCTTAGGGTAAGTAAATTGTTTTCGAATGTGTATAAAACAGAGAGTTTAGCCCGGAAAACAATCCAAAACAATTCTGAAGAAGATTTTAAAAACTATCTTATCGAAACCGATTCTTTAAAATCAAGAATCGATACTTTAAAACAAATTGTTACCACTCAATATCAAAAAACGTTACTGGATAGTGTTACGTATTTACTGTCTGAAAAAACGAAAAACATTCGACAATTAAAAACAATAAAAAATAAAGCCGAAGATGAAGTATCTGTCAATACTGCTATTGATGAAATTACCAAAATGGAGTTTAAACTTCGAAAATTAGAACTTCAGGATTTCAACAAAAACCCGAATCAGCTGGGCAGTTATCAGCGCAATGTGCTTCAAAAATATGTTGATTATCTCAATCAGAATATTCCGGATGACAGCACAAATACATTGAGCAAACAAGCATCGGATTCTA encodes:
- a CDS encoding S9 family peptidase; the protein is MKKVLFTTLIMMSLNAIGQNVMSPELLWKLGRVSALGLSKDSKNVVFKVSTPSIEENKSSSKFYIIPVNGGNATEIKDTKDVLADKNVSPDGKFLVYNEEVKIDKVLGKDFYPKMDKSDAQIYDGLDYRHWDTWNEGKFNHVFYKENKDGAKGIDILKGENFDSPQKPFGGDEDYIWSPDSKSILYVCKKKAGTQYAISTNTDIYEYNLETQKTTNRTEENLGYDTAPQFSPTGNLTWLQMKRDGYEADKNDIIVEFKGIKTNLTANWDGTADNFIWSKDGKNIFFVAAVDGTKQLFTVNFPGLTRIAIQVRQLTKGDFDVNDLVGFAGDDIIVTRNDMNHAPEIYAFNLKKNSWKQLTNVNTETYKTLALSKTEKRYVTTTDGKKMLVWVILPPNFDASKKYPTLLFCQGGPQSPLTQSYSFRWNFQLMAAKGYVVVAPNRRGMPGHGVEWNEQISKDWGGQVMDDYLSAIDDVSKENYVDKSRLGCVGASYGGYSVFYLAGIHKNRFKTFIAHDGVFNTVSMLGTTEEVFFNNWDFGGAYWEKDNAVAQKAYTTFNPATLVQNWNKPILIFQGGKDYRVPIGQGQEAFQAAQLRGIKSRFVYFPDENHWVLHPQNAQVWQGEFFKWLDETL